In Campylobacter concisus, a genomic segment contains:
- a CDS encoding DNA-deoxyinosine glycosylase produces MNQISPFKPIFDKNSKILILGSFPSVVSRKFSFYYANPQNRFWRVLAGILNAPLPGSTDEKIDFLLAHRIAIYDAAISCEIKGSSDAKMTAVEPANLEPIFSGARIAQVYSNGGKAHEICEKYLKTQILNATGKEPVKLPSTSSANANFSFERLMQEWKVVAQALKDS; encoded by the coding sequence ATGAATCAAATTAGTCCATTTAAACCGATTTTTGATAAAAACTCTAAAATTTTAATCCTCGGATCCTTCCCTTCCGTCGTTTCTCGTAAATTTAGCTTTTACTACGCAAATCCGCAAAATCGTTTCTGGCGGGTGCTGGCCGGGATTTTAAACGCTCCGTTACCAGGAAGCACGGATGAAAAGATAGATTTTCTACTCGCTCACCGTATCGCTATCTACGACGCTGCGATCTCGTGCGAGATAAAGGGCTCGAGCGATGCTAAAATGACCGCCGTTGAGCCTGCAAATTTGGAGCCGATTTTTAGCGGAGCGCGCATAGCGCAAGTTTACTCAAACGGCGGTAAGGCGCACGAAATCTGCGAAAAATACCTAAAAACTCAAATTTTAAACGCAACGGGTAAAGAACCCGTCAAACTACCCTCGACTAGTTCGGCAAATGCAAATTTTAGCTTTGAAAGGCTCATGCAAGAGTGGAAGGTCGTCGCCCAAGCACTAAAAGACAGCTAA
- a CDS encoding LemA family protein: MLITIIVVVIALAAYIIKIYNKLQSMMQNIRESFANIQATLKKRLDLSNQIIDIAKDYASSEQMIQLGVSGNGVAKVAALAQAFPELKANETYQMLMSQLEKIESELLNKRESYNAEVKSYNSYKNAFPQVLIASKLSFESVAYFDINDEDFSENLKIFKKDDSARIQEILSDSNKKITDIAMNAKKMINDKISNNPNQKE; this comes from the coding sequence ATGCTTATTACTATAATTGTCGTTGTTATTGCCTTAGCGGCTTATATTATTAAAATATATAATAAACTACAATCAATGATGCAAAACATCAGAGAGAGCTTCGCAAATATCCAAGCTACGCTCAAAAAACGTTTAGATCTATCAAATCAAATAATAGATATAGCCAAAGATTATGCAAGTAGCGAACAAATGATTCAACTTGGCGTTTCTGGAAATGGAGTCGCAAAAGTAGCTGCTTTGGCTCAAGCCTTTCCGGAACTAAAGGCTAACGAAACATATCAAATGCTAATGTCGCAGTTAGAAAAAATCGAGAGCGAACTCCTAAATAAACGTGAGAGCTACAATGCTGAGGTTAAAAGCTATAATTCTTACAAAAATGCATTTCCACAAGTCCTAATAGCCTCAAAACTATCTTTTGAATCAGTCGCTTATTTTGACATTAATGATGAGGACTTTAGCGAAAATTTAAAAATATTTAAAAAAGATGATTCGGCTAGAATACAAGAAATTTTAAGTGACTCTAATAAGAAAATCACCGATATTGCAATGAATGCGAAAAAGATGATTAACGATAAAATTTCAAATAATCCAAATCAAAAAGAGTAA